From Verrucomicrobia bacterium S94, the proteins below share one genomic window:
- a CDS encoding phosphoribosylanthranilate isomerase: MSTFVKICGICSGDDLEQVSALKPDAVGFIQWPESKRYVPPEEVGQWETPEDIKRVGVFVCPGEAELAHAAQHGRFDVIQVHKVHDSWSLDREFFKGLEVWRATTPAELYHSESSFEFDRILLDSYDEKTVGGTGKTCDWSMARTLVRAIEKSILLAGGLTAENVAEAIAQVKPWGVDVSSGVEKELRVKDMDKVKAFIETARSA, translated from the coding sequence ATGTCGACATTTGTCAAGATCTGCGGAATCTGTTCGGGGGACGACCTCGAGCAGGTTTCTGCTTTAAAGCCTGATGCTGTCGGTTTTATTCAGTGGCCGGAATCTAAACGCTATGTCCCACCGGAAGAGGTGGGGCAGTGGGAAACGCCGGAAGACATCAAACGCGTTGGAGTATTTGTGTGCCCCGGCGAAGCCGAGCTTGCACATGCTGCGCAGCACGGCCGTTTTGATGTGATTCAGGTGCATAAAGTGCACGACAGCTGGAGCCTTGATCGCGAATTTTTCAAGGGATTGGAAGTCTGGCGGGCAACAACGCCGGCCGAGCTGTATCATTCCGAATCCTCTTTTGAATTCGACCGTATTCTGCTCGATTCCTACGACGAAAAGACTGTTGGCGGAACCGGGAAAACCTGCGACTGGAGTATGGCGAGAACCCTTGTTCGGGCCATTGAAAAGTCCATTCTGCTTGCGGGTGGACTGACGGCGGAAAATGTCGCTGAAGCTATTGCCCAGGTGAAGCCTTGGGGCGTGGACGTCAGTTCCGGTGTTGAGAAAGAGCTGCGGGTGAAGGATATGGATAAAGTGAAAGCCTTTATCGAGACCGCCCGGAGTGCCTGA
- a CDS encoding nucleoid-structuring protein H-NS: MSEQHDKSAGWVTFDPDLKIVDCTVRDGGLCNAHKFDDGFFKGVYDTCVAGGIDYMEVGYKADRKLFPGNEHGPWKFSSEEDIRREVGENDTGLKLCAMADTGRTDLNDILPKNESVLDLIRVATYIHQIPAALEIVKDAKDKGYEVALNLMAVSTVPDYELDNGLETLEGVEEIDFLYVVDSFGSLYYEQIGDLIERYKKTGKILGIHAHNNQQLAYANTMYAAINGVKMLDTTMMGMGRGAGNCPTELLVGFLKNPKFNLRPILNFVQHTMHPLSQEIDWGYSIPYMITGHQNEHPRTAMALRDSDRKDDYVGFYDEITAI, from the coding sequence ATGAGTGAGCAGCATGATAAGAGCGCGGGCTGGGTGACTTTTGATCCCGACCTGAAAATTGTAGATTGCACGGTGCGTGATGGCGGCCTGTGCAACGCGCACAAGTTTGATGACGGTTTTTTTAAAGGGGTTTATGATACCTGCGTGGCCGGCGGCATTGATTATATGGAAGTCGGGTATAAAGCGGATAGAAAGCTGTTCCCGGGCAACGAACATGGTCCCTGGAAATTTTCGAGCGAAGAGGATATCCGCCGGGAAGTGGGCGAAAACGATACCGGTCTCAAACTTTGTGCCATGGCTGATACCGGTCGAACCGATCTGAATGATATTCTGCCGAAAAATGAGTCCGTACTCGATCTGATCCGTGTGGCCACCTATATCCATCAGATTCCGGCGGCTCTGGAAATTGTGAAGGATGCCAAGGATAAGGGCTATGAAGTGGCGCTGAATCTGATGGCGGTTTCGACGGTGCCGGACTATGAGCTTGATAATGGCCTTGAAACGCTGGAGGGCGTAGAGGAGATCGATTTCCTCTATGTGGTCGACAGTTTCGGTTCGTTGTACTACGAGCAGATCGGAGACCTGATTGAGCGGTATAAAAAGACAGGGAAGATTCTCGGAATTCATGCGCACAACAACCAGCAACTGGCCTATGCCAACACCATGTATGCTGCGATCAACGGTGTTAAAATGCTCGATACCACGATGATGGGAATGGGGCGCGGTGCAGGTAACTGCCCGACCGAGCTGCTCGTCGGGTTTCTGAAGAATCCGAAGTTTAATCTGCGGCCGATTCTGAATTTTGTACAGCATACCATGCATCCGCTCAGTCAGGAAATTGATTGGGGCTACAGTATTCCGTATATGATTACGGGGCATCAGAATGAACATCCGCGCACGGCCATGGCGTTGCGGGACAGTGACCGTAAAGATGACTATGTCGGATTCTACGACGAAATCACTGCGATCTAA
- a CDS encoding lipid-A-disaccharide synthase, translated as MKKSILVVAGEISGDLHASKVVSAYKEKTPDTEWWGIGGDHLKAEAVELLQHTDRMGVMGIIEVLKQYRFFKGVLQQILDEVDKRKPEKALLVDYPGFNLRLAPELKKRGVKVYYYISPKVWAWNKKRIPKMAACIDRLMVIFPFEVELFQGTGLQVDFVGNPLVEQIDEFLKTEPLDLPWQSDQRIALLPGSRKQEIERILPAILSAAKLLEQKFPDLSFMIASPNERIEKLVKGKISQSLDKPVRLDVVCGNAREVMRQAEAAIVTSGTATLETALIGTPHILVYKTSAFTYWFARSVVKIKHIGLVNIISGKTVCPELIQNAASPEMMVAELEKFMESSAEKSAMLKGYSELRKLLGVRTAAQQVVQILLD; from the coding sequence ATGAAGAAATCGATTCTAGTGGTGGCCGGCGAAATTTCGGGGGATCTGCATGCCTCGAAAGTGGTGAGTGCTTATAAGGAAAAAACGCCGGATACGGAGTGGTGGGGGATTGGTGGGGACCATCTGAAGGCGGAAGCTGTTGAACTGTTGCAGCATACCGACCGCATGGGGGTGATGGGCATTATCGAGGTGCTCAAACAGTACCGCTTTTTTAAAGGCGTGCTTCAGCAGATTCTGGACGAGGTCGATAAACGTAAGCCGGAGAAGGCACTGCTGGTTGATTATCCCGGCTTTAATCTGCGTCTTGCTCCGGAGCTGAAGAAGCGTGGGGTGAAGGTTTATTATTATATTTCACCGAAGGTCTGGGCGTGGAATAAAAAGCGGATTCCGAAAATGGCGGCCTGCATTGATCGGCTGATGGTTATTTTTCCGTTTGAAGTGGAGCTGTTTCAAGGGACCGGACTTCAGGTCGATTTTGTCGGGAATCCGTTGGTGGAGCAGATTGATGAATTTCTGAAAACAGAACCATTGGATCTGCCATGGCAGTCGGATCAGCGCATTGCTCTCCTCCCGGGCAGTCGGAAACAGGAGATTGAGCGTATTCTTCCCGCTATTCTTTCCGCGGCAAAATTACTGGAACAGAAGTTTCCGGATCTCTCTTTTATGATCGCTTCGCCGAATGAACGGATCGAAAAACTGGTGAAGGGAAAAATTTCCCAATCCCTGGATAAACCGGTACGGCTGGATGTCGTTTGTGGAAATGCGCGCGAAGTGATGCGTCAGGCCGAAGCGGCGATTGTGACGTCGGGGACTGCGACTCTGGAGACTGCGCTGATCGGTACGCCGCATATCCTCGTTTATAAAACCAGTGCCTTTACGTATTGGTTTGCGCGGTCAGTGGTGAAGATTAAACACATCGGTCTGGTGAACATTATTTCCGGAAAAACCGTCTGCCCGGAATTGATTCAGAATGCAGCGTCGCCTGAAATGATGGTGGCGGAACTGGAAAAGTTCATGGAGTCATCAGCCGAAAAATCCGCGATGCTGAAAGGATATTCCGAACTCCGGAAGCTGCTGGGTGTCCGAACTGCCGCACAGCAGGTTGTGCAGATTCTGTTGGACTGA
- a CDS encoding LpxI family protein, whose product MGQYVADMNDVPESLIIIAGRDAYPLMLARAARDAGVKRIDVVAFKGETRREISMLVDQVHWVNLGSMQCFLDTLSSIGIRQCMMVGQIAPKNLFTVRMDRLAVEMYRRLDFKNAHTIFGAVVEAIENLGIEILPGNAFMECYTPEKGLLSKRAPTEREQADIALGLKLVKGTSDFEIGQTVALKEGIIVAVEAFEGTNQCIRRAGRVGKAGCVIVKVPKVGHDMRFDIPVVGTRTFRMMKKARVSCLAVEAGKTILLEQDKLVQLADRYNMAFVAVDTETSDGHDRQ is encoded by the coding sequence TTGGGGCAGTATGTGGCGGATATGAACGATGTTCCTGAATCACTGATTATTATTGCCGGACGAGATGCCTATCCGCTGATGCTGGCCCGCGCTGCGCGCGACGCCGGGGTGAAGCGTATTGATGTGGTGGCATTTAAAGGGGAGACGCGTCGCGAAATTTCAATGTTAGTGGATCAGGTTCATTGGGTGAATCTGGGCAGCATGCAGTGTTTTCTGGATACCCTCTCTTCTATCGGCATCCGGCAATGTATGATGGTTGGACAGATTGCTCCGAAAAATCTCTTTACGGTTCGCATGGACCGGCTTGCGGTTGAGATGTACCGCCGGCTTGATTTTAAAAATGCGCATACGATCTTCGGTGCCGTGGTAGAAGCCATTGAAAATCTGGGGATTGAGATTCTGCCCGGTAATGCTTTTATGGAATGTTATACACCGGAAAAAGGGCTTTTAAGCAAAAGGGCCCCGACAGAACGCGAGCAGGCTGATATTGCGCTCGGTTTGAAACTGGTCAAAGGAACCAGCGATTTTGAGATCGGCCAGACTGTAGCTCTCAAGGAGGGCATAATTGTGGCCGTTGAGGCATTTGAAGGCACCAACCAGTGCATCAGGCGTGCTGGACGGGTCGGTAAAGCCGGCTGTGTGATTGTGAAAGTGCCGAAAGTTGGGCACGATATGCGGTTTGATATTCCGGTGGTTGGAACCAGAACCTTTCGGATGATGAAAAAAGCGAGGGTTTCCTGTCTGGCGGTGGAGGCCGGGAAAACCATTCTGCTTGAACAGGATAAGCTGGTTCAGCTGGCGGACCGGTACAATATGGCCTTTGTGGCGGTAGATACGGAAACCTCTGATGGTCATGATCGGCAATGA
- a CDS encoding autotransporter outer membrane beta-barrel domain-containing protein — translation MAIYTRRSIADVGDLGSGSLMDAIIEEIETMAAAGHTAASNQVEILNGLSENEVEAQMKQLYIYSLPTFEHAKGIWGAIDQIRARGSSFHEYGMYGVYGPGYHDPEQSYQPWVKAYGGLGDRDQNGRYDNGYDFNSYGMVLGVDKAFGELLVGLAGGYTGSSLSGDNGDESDADTAYGMLYGSYGTKEWFADVVLSHGVIGMDNTSGTDFDVTSSADAAQTTIYFGLGTEMLNPDDEGSLIKPLIGVQGSLYSQDGYKEKSSTSVARDIESFDRWDCRSMLGAELTVPTYGAKIDFETQLRGYWIHEFNDDDEVVDYTLIDSTQRGLFIMRGPEANLAQFGVGFAAKLENGVKLTADIDGQWGKDYYSAVFSGALLYEF, via the coding sequence ATGGCCATCTATACGCGTCGGTCCATTGCGGATGTCGGGGACTTAGGTTCCGGTTCGCTGATGGATGCAATTATTGAGGAAATCGAAACCATGGCGGCTGCCGGACATACTGCTGCCTCAAACCAGGTGGAAATTCTGAATGGACTGTCTGAGAATGAAGTAGAGGCTCAGATGAAACAGCTCTATATCTACAGTCTGCCGACTTTTGAGCATGCCAAAGGGATCTGGGGGGCGATAGATCAGATTCGTGCCCGTGGTTCGTCTTTCCATGAATACGGAATGTATGGAGTTTACGGTCCCGGATATCATGATCCGGAGCAGAGTTATCAGCCTTGGGTTAAGGCTTACGGCGGTCTGGGCGATCGTGATCAGAACGGTCGATATGATAACGGCTATGATTTCAACAGTTATGGTATGGTGCTGGGTGTGGATAAAGCGTTCGGTGAACTGCTTGTCGGTTTGGCCGGTGGCTATACCGGTTCTTCTCTTTCCGGCGATAACGGGGATGAGAGTGATGCGGACACCGCTTACGGTATGCTTTACGGTTCATACGGCACAAAGGAATGGTTTGCTGATGTGGTACTCAGCCATGGTGTAATCGGTATGGATAACACCTCCGGAACGGATTTTGATGTGACTTCTTCGGCGGATGCGGCGCAGACAACGATTTATTTCGGGCTGGGCACAGAAATGCTGAATCCCGACGATGAAGGTTCACTGATCAAACCGCTGATTGGGGTGCAGGGCAGTCTGTACAGTCAGGATGGATATAAGGAAAAATCCTCTACCTCGGTTGCACGGGATATTGAATCGTTTGATCGTTGGGACTGCCGCTCTATGCTGGGGGCTGAGCTGACGGTGCCGACTTATGGTGCTAAGATTGATTTTGAAACTCAGCTGCGCGGTTACTGGATACATGAATTCAATGACGATGACGAAGTCGTGGACTACACGCTGATTGATTCCACGCAGCGTGGACTCTTCATTATGCGCGGTCCGGAAGCGAATCTGGCGCAGTTCGGAGTGGGCTTTGCGGCTAAACTGGAAAACGGGGTGAAGCTGACGGCTGATATCGACGGCCAGTGGGGTAAGGATTATTATTCCGCCGTATTCAGCGGGGCTCTGCTTTACGAGTTTTAA
- the katG gene encoding catalase/peroxidase HPI — translation MSTESQCPFTGAGSSKTTSNGDWWPNQLNLDILHQHSPRSNPMDETFNYAEAFSKLNLKAVKKDLRHVMTDSKDWWPADWGHYGGLMIRMAWHSAGTYRVGDGRGGAGRGQQRFAPLNSWPDNVSLDKARRLLWPVKKKYGNKISWADLIILAGNVALESMGFKTFGFAGGREDVWEPDRDVDWGSEKEWLDNDGRDLDPDNVDNPLAAIQMGLIYVNPEGPNGEPDPLAAAKDIRNSFARMAMNDEETVALIAGGHTFGKTHGAGDASHVGPEPEAAPLEQMGIGWKNSFGKGMGRDTITSGLEGAWTPRPTRWDTGFFDMLFGYEWELVKSPAGAWQWHAKDVQEKDLAPDVEDPSIRVRTVMFTTDLALRFDPIYGPISKRFHENPEEFREAFARAWFKLTHRDMGPKSRYLGPEVPEEDLIWQDPVPAVDHKPVSAADIKALKQQVLDAGLSIADLVYVAWSSASTFRGSDKRGGANGARIRLAPQRNWEVNQPARLKKVLKVLEAIQAGFNRQHDKKQVSLADLIVLGGNAAVEAAAAKAGYKVKVPFTPGRTDATQEMTEVDSFEYLRPLADGFRNYLPKTYAVSAEELLIDKAQLLTLTAPEMTVLIGGLRVLNANFKRAKTGVLTKQKETLTNDFFVNLTDMETEWKPAEKEGFYEGFDRKTGKRKWTASRVDLIFGAHSQLRALAEVYAQDDAKQKFVNDFVAAWTKVMNLDRFDVA, via the coding sequence ATGAGCACCGAAAGCCAATGCCCGTTTACGGGAGCCGGAAGCAGCAAAACAACCTCAAACGGGGACTGGTGGCCGAATCAGTTGAATCTGGATATTCTTCATCAGCATTCTCCCAGATCCAACCCGATGGACGAAACGTTCAACTATGCGGAAGCATTCAGCAAACTGAACCTGAAGGCCGTAAAAAAAGACCTCAGGCACGTCATGACCGACTCCAAAGACTGGTGGCCGGCTGACTGGGGGCACTATGGCGGTCTGATGATCCGTATGGCCTGGCACAGCGCCGGAACCTACCGTGTCGGCGACGGACGCGGGGGTGCGGGCAGAGGCCAGCAGCGTTTTGCTCCGCTCAACAGCTGGCCCGACAACGTCAGCCTCGATAAAGCCCGCCGCCTGCTCTGGCCGGTAAAAAAGAAATACGGCAATAAAATCTCGTGGGCCGATCTGATCATTCTGGCCGGCAACGTGGCCCTGGAATCGATGGGATTCAAGACCTTCGGTTTTGCGGGCGGACGCGAAGATGTCTGGGAACCGGACCGGGATGTGGACTGGGGCTCGGAGAAGGAATGGCTGGATAATGACGGACGCGACCTGGACCCCGACAATGTGGATAATCCGCTCGCCGCCATTCAGATGGGCCTGATTTATGTGAATCCTGAAGGCCCGAACGGCGAACCCGATCCGCTGGCCGCCGCAAAGGATATCCGAAACTCTTTCGCGAGAATGGCCATGAATGACGAGGAAACAGTGGCCCTGATCGCCGGCGGGCATACCTTCGGGAAAACCCATGGCGCCGGCGATGCCTCCCATGTCGGCCCCGAACCCGAAGCGGCGCCGCTCGAACAGATGGGCATCGGCTGGAAAAACAGTTTCGGCAAAGGCATGGGCCGCGACACCATCACCAGCGGCCTCGAAGGAGCCTGGACGCCCCGGCCGACGCGATGGGACACCGGATTCTTCGATATGCTTTTCGGCTATGAATGGGAACTGGTCAAGAGTCCGGCCGGTGCCTGGCAGTGGCATGCGAAAGATGTACAGGAAAAAGATCTGGCCCCGGATGTGGAAGATCCGTCGATCCGTGTACGAACCGTCATGTTCACCACTGACCTCGCCCTGCGGTTCGACCCGATCTACGGTCCGATCTCCAAACGTTTTCATGAAAATCCGGAGGAATTCAGAGAAGCCTTCGCCCGCGCCTGGTTTAAACTGACCCACCGCGATATGGGACCGAAATCGCGCTATCTCGGCCCGGAGGTTCCGGAAGAGGATCTGATCTGGCAGGATCCGGTCCCGGCCGTAGACCACAAACCGGTTTCCGCAGCGGACATTAAAGCGCTCAAACAGCAGGTTCTCGACGCAGGACTTTCGATCGCCGATCTGGTCTACGTGGCCTGGTCTTCGGCCTCCACCTTCCGAGGTTCCGACAAACGCGGCGGAGCCAACGGCGCACGTATCCGGCTCGCCCCTCAGAGAAACTGGGAAGTCAACCAGCCGGCTCGCCTGAAAAAAGTGCTCAAAGTGCTGGAAGCTATTCAGGCCGGTTTCAACAGACAGCATGATAAGAAGCAGGTATCCCTCGCTGATCTTATTGTTCTGGGGGGTAATGCCGCAGTGGAAGCCGCGGCCGCCAAAGCCGGATATAAAGTCAAGGTGCCTTTCACACCGGGCCGTACCGATGCGACGCAGGAAATGACTGAAGTCGATTCCTTCGAATATCTTCGACCGCTGGCTGACGGATTCCGCAACTATCTTCCGAAAACATATGCTGTTTCCGCCGAAGAACTGCTGATTGATAAAGCACAGCTGCTCACCCTGACCGCGCCCGAAATGACGGTGCTCATCGGCGGCCTCCGTGTACTGAACGCCAACTTTAAACGGGCGAAAACCGGAGTCCTCACCAAACAGAAGGAGACGCTCACCAACGACTTCTTTGTGAATCTGACGGATATGGAAACGGAGTGGAAACCCGCTGAAAAAGAGGGGTTCTACGAAGGGTTTGACCGGAAGACCGGAAAACGGAAATGGACCGCAAGCCGCGTCGACCTTATTTTCGGCGCGCACTCGCAGCTCCGTGCACTGGCCGAGGTCTATGCCCAGGACGATGCAAAGCAAAAATTCGTCAACGACTTCGTCGCCGCCTGGACCAAAGTCATGAACCTCGACCGGTTCGACGTCGCCTGA
- a CDS encoding carbohydrate porin, which yields MKNTFTGLCAALSLTAVAEEAVQNKAWYEEERLFSRHESMEEAGIFPFLYFDSIYAANVDGGIETADNFTAQTYAGVDLDLEKLIGWDGTRIKLSIVNRSGNGIAGDVGGIYDPMTINGGAEGQVTWLYQVWIEKMFGEDLAVKFGRTSMDEDFADNELNRYSLSTSINGPVRSLMLENSQIYSFPLGLWGGRVKYTLNKEHQFQLGAYQVSDSIWSDYVKGTDWSWRSDDGVTFMAQYDWTPEVFDRPARVYLGIADSVYDYTDFDGGETGNLLSFYGHGDVEVMENLRLFAFGSYTHQDETAKVPMQISGGANWKGLFPGRENDHTMCFVTYGKISDEYGRYVSGGDVDAEMVYELGHRIQIIPSFYIQPSVQYIVDPGGGTNGDIDDALVLGAWIGASF from the coding sequence ATGAAAAATACATTTACAGGGTTATGTGCAGCACTATCGCTGACGGCCGTTGCTGAAGAGGCGGTTCAGAATAAAGCGTGGTATGAAGAGGAGCGGCTGTTCAGTCGGCACGAAAGTATGGAAGAGGCGGGAATTTTTCCGTTCCTCTATTTTGATTCCATCTATGCCGCGAATGTGGACGGCGGGATTGAGACGGCCGATAATTTTACGGCGCAGACCTATGCCGGGGTGGATCTCGATCTGGAAAAACTGATCGGGTGGGATGGAACCAGAATTAAACTATCCATAGTCAACCGTTCCGGTAACGGCATTGCCGGCGATGTCGGCGGCATTTATGACCCGATGACGATCAACGGCGGCGCCGAAGGGCAGGTGACCTGGCTCTATCAGGTCTGGATCGAAAAAATGTTCGGAGAGGATCTGGCGGTTAAATTCGGCCGCACGTCCATGGATGAGGATTTTGCCGATAACGAGCTTAACCGGTATTCACTCAGCACCTCCATTAACGGTCCGGTTCGTTCGCTGATGCTGGAGAATTCGCAGATTTATTCCTTTCCCCTGGGGCTCTGGGGCGGCCGGGTGAAGTATACGCTGAACAAAGAACATCAATTCCAGCTTGGTGCTTATCAGGTCAGTGATTCCATCTGGAGCGATTACGTGAAGGGAACCGATTGGAGCTGGCGCAGCGATGACGGGGTAACCTTTATGGCGCAGTATGACTGGACGCCGGAGGTGTTTGACCGTCCGGCCCGTGTCTACCTCGGCATCGCGGATTCGGTATATGACTACACCGATTTTGACGGGGGCGAAACCGGGAATCTGCTGAGCTTCTACGGACATGGTGATGTCGAAGTGATGGAGAATCTGCGTCTTTTCGCATTCGGATCCTATACGCATCAGGACGAAACGGCCAAAGTGCCGATGCAGATCAGCGGCGGTGCAAACTGGAAAGGGCTGTTTCCCGGGCGCGAAAACGACCACACCATGTGTTTTGTAACGTATGGGAAAATCAGCGATGAATACGGACGGTATGTTTCCGGCGGCGATGTGGATGCGGAAATGGTTTATGAACTGGGCCATCGGATTCAGATTATTCCGAGTTTCTACATTCAGCCGTCCGTGCAGTATATCGTGGACCCCGGCGGCGGGACCAACGGTGATATTGATGACGCCCTTGTTCTGGGGGCCTGGATTGGTGCGTCTTTCTAA
- a CDS encoding mannitol dehydrogenase family protein, giving the protein MNKSIKLNQKNLPLLADKMIIPTYDRSKMKAGIVHVGVGGFHRSHEAYYTGSLMNESDALDWGICGVGLREADRKMRDILKEQDYLYTLMFKHPDGRVKARVIGSIIDFMLSVDDPMAVIERMACADTKIVSLTITEGGYNFHPATGEFMFDNPDVQHDLAHPDAPRLVFGYLAAALKKRRDAGLPPFTVQSCDNIQHNGDMTKKMLLAFTGKLDAELAEWIEANVCFPNAMVDRITPVTTASDIEYLRTEFGVRGAWPVTCEPFCQWVIEDNFSNGRPAWEKVGAQFVPDVTPYEKMKIRLLNAGHSVLGLLGSIHGHETIDGAVTDPLFRSYLRAFMDREATPVLDEVEGINLDEYKDSLIERFGNPNIKDSLARICLESSAKLPKFLISTINENLASGGSIDFATLVIAAWCYYSDKGLSRHGVELDVVDEMKDELHLAAMGTEDDVLSFLRLEPIFGDLVDNERFSQTYAAMVEALYENPDIARLMEQVLAGERQAV; this is encoded by the coding sequence ATGAATAAATCGATCAAACTGAACCAGAAAAATCTGCCGCTGCTGGCGGATAAAATGATCATTCCAACCTATGACCGCAGTAAAATGAAAGCGGGCATTGTACATGTGGGTGTCGGCGGGTTCCACCGCTCTCACGAAGCCTATTACACCGGATCGCTGATGAATGAATCCGATGCACTCGACTGGGGGATCTGCGGCGTCGGCCTGCGGGAAGCGGACCGTAAAATGCGCGATATTCTCAAAGAGCAGGATTATCTGTATACCCTGATGTTCAAGCATCCCGACGGCCGGGTGAAAGCCCGTGTCATCGGATCGATTATCGATTTTATGCTGAGCGTGGACGATCCGATGGCGGTGATCGAGCGGATGGCCTGCGCGGATACGAAAATCGTTTCCCTGACCATTACGGAAGGCGGCTATAATTTCCATCCCGCCACCGGCGAATTCATGTTCGATAATCCGGATGTCCAGCACGATCTGGCCCATCCGGATGCTCCGCGACTGGTGTTCGGCTATCTGGCCGCCGCGCTGAAAAAACGCCGCGATGCCGGGTTGCCGCCTTTCACTGTTCAGTCGTGCGACAATATTCAGCATAACGGTGACATGACAAAAAAAATGCTGCTGGCTTTTACGGGAAAACTGGATGCGGAACTGGCTGAATGGATCGAAGCCAACGTCTGTTTTCCGAATGCCATGGTGGACCGCATTACGCCGGTGACGACCGCATCGGACATTGAATATCTTCGGACCGAGTTCGGAGTGCGCGGTGCATGGCCGGTTACCTGCGAACCGTTCTGTCAGTGGGTGATTGAGGATAATTTTTCCAACGGCCGTCCGGCCTGGGAAAAGGTCGGTGCTCAATTTGTGCCGGATGTCACGCCCTACGAAAAAATGAAAATCCGGTTACTGAATGCAGGTCACTCCGTACTCGGTCTGCTCGGTTCGATTCACGGCCATGAAACGATCGATGGTGCCGTTACGGATCCGCTGTTCAGAAGTTATCTGCGCGCCTTTATGGACCGTGAAGCAACGCCGGTGCTCGACGAAGTGGAGGGGATCAATCTGGATGAGTATAAAGACAGCCTGATTGAGCGCTTCGGAAATCCGAATATCAAAGACAGTCTGGCGCGCATCTGTCTGGAAAGTTCGGCCAAACTGCCGAAGTTCCTGATTTCCACGATCAATGAAAACCTCGCTTCCGGCGGAAGTATTGATTTTGCAACGCTGGTGATTGCTGCCTGGTGTTATTACAGCGATAAAGGGCTCAGTCGGCATGGTGTGGAGCTGGATGTTGTTGATGAAATGAAAGACGAGCTGCATCTGGCGGCGATGGGCACAGAGGATGATGTACTTTCGTTTCTGCGGCTGGAACCGATTTTCGGTGATCTGGTTGACAATGAACGGTTCTCCCAAACCTATGCGGCAATGGTTGAGGCGCTATACGAAAATCCCGACATCGCACGGCTGATGGAGCAGGTTCTGGCCGGAGAGCGGCAGGCGGTATAA